One genomic window of Polyangium aurulentum includes the following:
- a CDS encoding DUF2271 domain-containing protein, whose translation MTSSNCRKDRRAWGAWASRGLVGALVAACGPAHGGDPSFWMPYTGGEGGAPPDAGAMTSATGTGGGGGGGGGAPSPGRGLVLQFTTVSLDGEYAPKNVGAVWITDGQGAFVKTLELWAAKRAKHLVQWNAASGGNIVDAVTGATRKTHGAHEASWSGASLAGSPAPEGEYQVHVEFTEWNSSSAGEPPGPSLAIPFSRGPAPQDVQLPDAQGFTAVRLVYEP comes from the coding sequence CTGGGGCGCCTGGGCCTCGCGCGGGCTCGTGGGGGCGCTCGTCGCCGCCTGCGGCCCGGCCCATGGAGGCGATCCCTCATTCTGGATGCCTTATACCGGCGGCGAGGGCGGCGCGCCTCCCGATGCCGGAGCAATGACGAGCGCGACGGGAACCGGCGGCGGAGGTGGCGGCGGCGGCGGGGCGCCATCGCCGGGCCGCGGGCTCGTCCTGCAGTTCACGACCGTCTCGCTCGACGGAGAATACGCGCCGAAGAACGTCGGCGCCGTGTGGATCACCGATGGGCAGGGGGCGTTCGTGAAGACGCTCGAGCTGTGGGCGGCGAAGCGCGCCAAGCACCTCGTGCAATGGAACGCGGCGTCGGGCGGGAACATCGTCGACGCGGTGACGGGCGCGACGCGCAAGACGCACGGCGCCCACGAGGCGTCCTGGAGCGGGGCGAGCCTCGCCGGCTCTCCCGCGCCGGAGGGCGAGTATCAGGTGCACGTGGAATTCACAGAATGGAACTCGTCCAGCGCGGGGGAGCCGCCCGGACCGTCGCTCGCCATTCCGTTTTCCCGCGGCCCTGCGCCCCAGGACGTCCAGCTCCCCGACGCGCAGGGCTTCACCGCCGTGCGCCTGGTGTACGAGCCGTGA
- a CDS encoding DUF3570 domain-containing protein, which produces MNLPRAASALLLLLLARPLLAAEPRAISAKVNAEASVYSDDNHVDVFTPAIAGSIENQLAGWSVSGHYLVDVVTAASPDIVASASPPFQEVRHAGSVGGTYRIKDLGLAADVAISSEPDYLSLSGGLHGTLDLARKNVTLLLGYAYRNDTAGRAGTPFATFQRKIDTHSALGGVSIVVDRATLATFQVDAVLERGNQSKPYRYVPLFEVGTANLVPPGASVAEVNAARLDARPLEELPRSRDRYALTGRISHRFRRATLRVEERLYLDTWGLWASTTDFRYMLDIGRRVLFWPHARVHVQTGADFWRRAYEVRRPAPGILDFPVIRTGDRELGPLYTLTGGGGVSVQISPVFSMGLQVDGQFTSYLDALYVSRRLGILSALTAQASWE; this is translated from the coding sequence ATGAATCTGCCGCGCGCGGCGAGCGCGCTCCTGCTCCTGCTGCTCGCGCGCCCCTTGTTGGCAGCGGAGCCACGCGCAATCTCGGCCAAGGTGAACGCCGAGGCGTCGGTCTATTCCGATGACAACCACGTCGACGTGTTCACCCCCGCCATCGCGGGCAGCATCGAAAATCAGCTCGCAGGCTGGTCCGTCTCCGGTCATTACCTCGTCGACGTCGTCACCGCCGCGTCCCCCGACATCGTCGCCAGCGCCTCGCCCCCTTTCCAGGAGGTGCGGCACGCAGGATCGGTCGGGGGCACATACCGCATAAAGGATCTCGGCCTCGCCGCCGACGTCGCCATCTCCTCCGAGCCCGATTACCTCTCCCTCTCCGGGGGCCTGCATGGCACGCTCGATCTCGCCCGGAAGAACGTCACCCTGCTCCTCGGGTACGCGTACCGGAACGACACGGCCGGGCGCGCGGGCACGCCGTTCGCCACCTTCCAGCGCAAGATCGACACGCACAGCGCGCTCGGAGGTGTCTCGATCGTCGTCGACCGAGCCACCCTCGCCACCTTCCAGGTCGACGCGGTGCTCGAGCGCGGCAACCAGAGCAAGCCTTACCGGTACGTCCCGCTCTTCGAGGTTGGCACGGCAAACCTCGTCCCCCCCGGCGCGAGCGTCGCCGAGGTGAACGCCGCGCGCCTCGACGCGCGCCCACTCGAGGAGCTGCCCCGGAGCCGCGATCGCTACGCGCTCACCGGCCGAATCTCGCACCGCTTTCGCCGGGCCACGCTGCGCGTCGAGGAGCGGCTCTACCTCGACACCTGGGGCCTCTGGGCGAGCACCACCGATTTCCGCTACATGCTCGATATCGGCCGGCGGGTGCTCTTCTGGCCCCACGCGAGGGTGCACGTCCAGACCGGGGCCGACTTCTGGCGCCGCGCCTACGAGGTGCGCCGCCCCGCGCCTGGTATCCTGGATTTTCCTGTCATTCGCACGGGCGACCGCGAGCTCGGCCCCCTCTACACCTTGACCGGGGGCGGCGGCGTCTCCGTCCAGATCTCCCCCGTCTTTTCAATGGGCCTGCAGGTGGACGGCCAATTCACCTCGTATCTCGATGCCCTCTACGTGTCCCGTCGCCTCGGGATCCTCTCGGCATTGACCGCGCAGGCCTCGTGGGAATGA
- a CDS encoding pyridoxamine 5'-phosphate oxidase family protein codes for MDAITSVEQLERIVGARSLGPMMKSIDHLDAHCARLLALSPFAALGVVDAKGRARITTVGGSPGFAEARGERELRFRSMEPLEVNPKLGCGMLFFIPGLGETLRVNGRIEQDGHALLVRVEEAFAHCAKALLRSAFWRGGASEHVIRAGDFADGARRAEGALADPEVLALLARSPFVLLGSCDGGGAADVSPKGDPAGFLRIRGTQIVIPDRPGNRRTDTLHNALERPEVALLALVPGEDRVVEISGTAKLSAEPALLASMTVDQKTPKIALVLEATTAEVRPSRAIAEAQLWDAGRHVPEDQRPNMTKVFADHVKGNRTRGWMAGVVRTLASERLLEKALAHDYKSNLY; via the coding sequence ATGGATGCCATCACGTCGGTCGAGCAGCTCGAGCGCATCGTCGGGGCGCGGTCTCTCGGGCCGATGATGAAGTCGATCGATCATCTGGACGCGCACTGCGCGCGCTTGCTCGCGCTCTCGCCCTTCGCCGCGCTGGGCGTCGTCGACGCGAAGGGGCGCGCGCGCATCACGACCGTGGGCGGCTCCCCCGGGTTCGCCGAAGCGCGCGGCGAGCGCGAGCTGCGCTTTCGCTCGATGGAGCCCCTCGAGGTGAACCCGAAGCTGGGCTGCGGGATGTTGTTCTTCATCCCGGGCCTCGGGGAGACGTTGCGCGTCAACGGCCGGATCGAGCAGGACGGCCACGCGCTGCTCGTCCGCGTCGAGGAGGCGTTCGCGCATTGCGCCAAGGCGCTCCTTCGCTCGGCGTTCTGGCGAGGCGGGGCCTCGGAGCACGTGATCCGCGCGGGCGACTTCGCCGACGGCGCGCGCCGCGCGGAAGGCGCGCTGGCAGACCCCGAGGTGCTCGCGCTGCTCGCGCGGTCCCCCTTCGTGCTGCTCGGCTCGTGCGACGGAGGGGGCGCGGCCGACGTGAGCCCCAAGGGGGATCCCGCAGGCTTCTTGCGAATCCGCGGTACGCAGATCGTGATCCCGGATCGGCCAGGCAATCGCCGGACCGACACGCTGCACAACGCGCTCGAGCGGCCCGAGGTCGCCTTGCTCGCGCTGGTGCCGGGAGAGGACCGCGTCGTCGAGATCAGCGGCACCGCCAAGCTCAGCGCGGAGCCGGCGCTGCTCGCGTCGATGACGGTGGACCAGAAGACACCGAAGATTGCCCTGGTTCTCGAGGCCACGACGGCCGAGGTGCGCCCGAGCCGCGCCATCGCGGAGGCGCAGCTCTGGGATGCAGGTCGTCACGTGCCGGAGGACCAGCGGCCGAACATGACCAAGGTCTTCGCGGATCACGTGAAGGGAAATCGTACCCGTGGATGGATGGCAGGTGTGGTCCGCACGCTCGCCTCCGAGCGCCTCCTCGAGAAGGCGCTCGCGCACGATTACAAGAGCAACCTGTACTGA
- a CDS encoding siderophore-interacting protein, translating into MNREDSPFELVRHPLKIRRLVVTRVRDLSPRMRRITLGGPDLEGFVSLAPEDHVKLLFPAEGQSEPALPVVDERGNLQPPPDARPIARDYTIRARHADTIDIDFLLHGHGVASSWAARATPGHVLGLAGPRGSRLLRLQPAWQLFVGDETALPEMTRRLEETPANVQSFVVALVEDTSDQGAWPELARRGVETRWVQRANAGGAGDVAKGLVDVVRAAELPDPRDGFAWLAGEATETAAVMRVLVRERGWERARIHASGHWKRGVVAHDHHEPLS; encoded by the coding sequence ATGAACCGTGAAGACTCGCCCTTCGAGCTCGTTCGTCACCCGCTGAAGATTCGCCGTCTGGTCGTCACCCGCGTCCGCGATCTGTCGCCACGCATGCGTCGCATCACGCTCGGCGGTCCCGATCTCGAGGGCTTCGTATCCCTCGCCCCCGAGGACCACGTGAAGCTCTTGTTCCCCGCCGAGGGACAGTCCGAGCCTGCGCTGCCCGTCGTCGACGAGCGCGGCAATCTTCAGCCGCCACCGGACGCGCGTCCGATCGCGCGTGATTACACCATCAGGGCACGGCACGCGGACACCATCGACATCGACTTCTTGTTGCACGGGCATGGCGTCGCCTCTTCCTGGGCGGCGCGCGCGACGCCGGGCCACGTGCTGGGCCTCGCCGGGCCGCGCGGCTCGCGCCTGCTCCGGCTGCAACCGGCGTGGCAGCTCTTCGTCGGCGACGAGACGGCGTTGCCGGAGATGACACGTCGTCTCGAGGAGACGCCGGCAAACGTGCAAAGCTTCGTGGTGGCGCTGGTGGAGGACACGAGCGACCAGGGCGCATGGCCCGAGCTTGCCCGGCGGGGCGTGGAGACCCGCTGGGTGCAGCGCGCGAACGCGGGCGGAGCGGGGGACGTGGCAAAGGGGCTCGTGGACGTCGTGCGCGCGGCCGAGCTCCCCGATCCGCGCGATGGATTCGCCTGGCTCGCCGGTGAGGCCACCGAGACCGCTGCGGTGATGCGCGTGCTCGTGCGCGAGCGAGGCTGGGAGCGCGCACGAATACACGCCTCGGGGCACTGGAAGCGCGGCGTGGTCGCGCACGATCACCACGAGCCGCTGAGCTGA